From the genome of Pelobacter propionicus DSM 2379, one region includes:
- a CDS encoding DUF4911 domain-containing protein, translated as MRACEGGNGRPAAEDGAPLCRYFRVNQRDIVLLKFILEAYEGMNVMSTVDNGAGIIRILIMPGFEQDMEGLLTDLSGQVVMEPVEWDGEGSW; from the coding sequence ATGAGGGCTTGTGAAGGCGGGAACGGGCGTCCCGCGGCGGAGGATGGGGCGCCGCTGTGCCGTTATTTCAGGGTCAACCAGCGCGATATCGTCTTACTCAAGTTCATCCTGGAAGCCTACGAGGGGATGAATGTGATGAGCACCGTGGACAACGGAGCCGGTATCATCCGTATCCTGATCATGCCCGGTTTCGAGCAGGATATGGAGGGGCTTTTAACCGATCTGTCCGGGCAGGTGGTGATGGAGCCGGTTGAGTGGGACGGGGAGGGGAGCTGGTAA
- a CDS encoding ACT domain-containing protein, protein MSSSRFVITVIGLDRVGIVAGISRVMAEHGVNIADIRQTIMGDLFTMIMLAEVTSGEFGLPAFKEAMNSIGDDLGVKVIIQHEDVFRFMHRI, encoded by the coding sequence ATGTCATCGAGTCGTTTCGTCATCACCGTCATCGGTCTGGACAGGGTGGGTATCGTTGCTGGCATCAGCCGGGTCATGGCCGAACATGGCGTCAATATCGCCGACATCAGGCAGACCATCATGGGCGACCTCTTCACCATGATCATGCTGGCCGAGGTCACTTCCGGCGAGTTCGGTCTGCCTGCATTCAAGGAGGCCATGAACAGCATCGGCGATGATCTGGGAGTCAAGGTCATCATTCAGCATGAAGACGTGTTCCGCTTCATGCACCGGATCTAA
- a CDS encoding PFL family protein, which yields MFIHPEEILETLKMVNNEHLDIRTVTMGISLRGCCHPDMATFNSNVYDRILRCAEKLVRTTEEIQSLYGMPIINRRISVTPIAIVAESCQADDYCSVAETLDRAARETGIDFIGGFSALVQKGMTPGDLKLIESIPRALAITEKVCSSVNLASTKAGINMDAVALMGRIIRETARLTADRGAIGCAKLVVFANAPEDNPFMAGAFHGVGEPDCVINVGVSGPGVVNAAVRGLQGSPTLGDIAECIKKTAFKITRMGEMVGREVARRLDAQFGVLDLSLAPTPAVGDSVAAILEAMGLESCGTHGTTAALALLNDAVKKGGSMASSNVGGLSGAFIPVSEDEGMIRAVKRGSLSLDKLEAMTCVCSVGLDMVAVPGDTPAATLSAIIADEMAIGMINKKTTAVRIIPAPGTVVGDVVEFGGLLGSAPVMAVHNFSAETFIGRGGRIPAPIQALTN from the coding sequence ATGTTTATCCATCCGGAAGAAATCCTCGAAACCCTCAAGATGGTCAACAACGAGCACCTGGACATCAGGACCGTTACCATGGGCATCAGCCTGAGGGGATGCTGCCACCCCGATATGGCGACCTTTAATTCCAACGTCTACGACCGCATCCTTCGCTGCGCCGAGAAACTGGTCCGGACCACCGAGGAGATCCAGAGCCTGTACGGCATGCCGATCATCAACCGCCGCATCTCGGTCACCCCCATCGCCATCGTGGCCGAGAGTTGCCAGGCCGACGATTACTGCTCTGTTGCCGAGACCCTGGACCGGGCCGCCCGCGAGACCGGCATCGACTTCATCGGCGGTTTCAGCGCCCTGGTGCAGAAGGGGATGACCCCCGGCGACCTGAAGCTGATCGAGTCCATCCCCCGCGCCCTGGCCATCACGGAAAAGGTCTGCTCATCGGTCAACCTGGCCAGCACAAAGGCCGGCATCAACATGGACGCCGTGGCGCTGATGGGGCGCATCATCAGGGAAACCGCCCGGCTGACCGCCGACCGCGGCGCCATCGGCTGCGCCAAGCTGGTGGTGTTCGCCAACGCTCCTGAGGACAACCCCTTCATGGCCGGCGCCTTCCACGGCGTGGGTGAGCCGGACTGCGTCATTAATGTGGGTGTCAGCGGTCCCGGCGTGGTCAATGCCGCGGTTCGCGGGCTTCAGGGGAGTCCCACCCTGGGGGATATCGCGGAGTGCATCAAAAAGACCGCTTTCAAGATCACCCGCATGGGCGAGATGGTGGGCAGGGAAGTGGCCCGGCGGCTGGACGCCCAGTTCGGTGTGCTTGACCTCTCCCTGGCGCCGACGCCGGCGGTGGGGGACAGCGTGGCAGCCATCCTGGAGGCCATGGGGCTGGAGAGCTGCGGCACCCACGGCACCACGGCGGCCCTGGCGCTTTTGAACGACGCCGTCAAGAAGGGGGGCTCCATGGCCTCCTCCAACGTGGGGGGGCTGAGCGGCGCCTTCATCCCGGTCAGCGAGGACGAGGGGATGATCCGGGCGGTCAAGCGCGGTTCCCTTTCCCTGGACAAGCTGGAGGCCATGACCTGCGTCTGTTCGGTGGGGCTGGACATGGTGGCCGTGCCGGGGGACACTCCGGCAGCCACCCTCTCGGCCATTATCGCCGACGAAATGGCCATCGGCATGATCAACAAGAAGACCACCGCCGTGCGCATCATCCCTGCACCGGGCACCGTAGTGGGGGATGTGGTGGAGTTTGGCGGCCTTTTGGGTAGCGCGCCGGTGATGGCGGTGCACAACTTCAGCGCGGAAACCTTCATCGGGCGCGGCGGCAGGATACCCGCGCCGATCCAGGCACTGACCAACTAG
- a CDS encoding B12-binding domain-containing radical SAM protein produces MKLLLTTLHAKYSHASLALPCLTAACGDLADLGISIREWTVNEPRQQLLRRIMAGQADAVAFSCYIWNIESSLKLADDIKKIAPHTRIILGGPEASFGIFQLMHDNPAVDFVVRGEGEAVFRSLMETLLRQRGSDPSSEKDQFQGIENLFYRWGNDILSGPLATGYLEMDSIPSPFQAGLVDLSKPLIYYETSRGCPFSCAFCLSSLEGRVRSFSMERIESDLVWLMSREIQQIKLVDRTFNYDGERANRIWELILANNRTSRFHFEIAADLLTDRNMEILRRVPPRTFGFEIGVQSFRADSLEQVQRRSNLERLAANVRRLRAETVVELHLDLLAGLPGESYDGLLDSLDRLAELKPHVIQIEPLKLLKGSAMRTIARDNGYRFSQSPPYTILTTPWLSFDDIGRIETIGRLLDLFYNRGGFGTALAFMQRHIGFSQLFHLMAGQPEGDDLTGRTIRRTFELFASLAAPLLPEQERELLYDTLFFDYCRVEMPLMGKLPSFAADRQQQCSWPGRAELPSGIELPTHGRVRAFRSFFQWDYRNEGWKEEPTAVTFVYASAAGQGLQVRVL; encoded by the coding sequence ATGAAACTGCTGCTGACCACCCTGCACGCCAAATACTCCCACGCCTCCCTGGCGCTCCCCTGCCTGACCGCCGCCTGTGGCGACCTGGCCGATCTGGGCATCAGCATCAGGGAGTGGACCGTCAACGAACCACGCCAGCAGCTCCTGCGCCGGATCATGGCCGGACAGGCCGACGCGGTGGCCTTTTCCTGCTACATCTGGAACATCGAGAGCAGCCTCAAGCTTGCCGACGACATAAAGAAGATCGCGCCCCACACCCGGATCATCCTGGGCGGGCCGGAAGCGTCCTTTGGCATCTTCCAGCTGATGCACGACAATCCGGCCGTGGATTTCGTGGTCAGGGGAGAGGGGGAGGCGGTCTTCCGCAGCCTGATGGAAACGCTGCTCCGCCAGAGGGGCAGCGACCCGTCCAGCGAGAAGGACCAGTTTCAGGGAATCGAAAATCTCTTCTACCGCTGGGGCAACGACATCCTCTCCGGCCCCCTGGCCACGGGCTACCTGGAGATGGATAGCATCCCCTCCCCCTTCCAGGCCGGCCTGGTTGACCTGTCCAAACCGCTGATCTACTACGAAACATCCCGGGGCTGCCCCTTCTCCTGCGCCTTCTGCCTCTCCTCCCTGGAGGGGCGGGTGCGCTCATTCTCCATGGAGCGCATCGAGAGCGACCTTGTCTGGCTCATGTCCCGGGAAATCCAGCAGATCAAGCTGGTGGATCGCACCTTCAACTACGACGGGGAGCGGGCCAACCGCATCTGGGAACTGATCCTGGCCAACAACCGGACCAGCCGCTTCCACTTCGAAATCGCCGCCGACCTGCTCACCGACCGGAACATGGAGATCTTGCGCCGCGTTCCGCCCCGAACCTTCGGCTTCGAGATCGGCGTGCAGTCATTCCGGGCGGACAGCCTGGAGCAGGTGCAGCGCCGTAGCAACCTGGAACGGTTGGCAGCCAACGTGCGCCGACTGCGCGCGGAAACGGTGGTGGAACTGCACCTGGACCTGCTTGCCGGCCTGCCGGGGGAAAGCTATGACGGGCTGCTGGATTCCCTGGACCGACTGGCGGAGCTGAAACCCCATGTCATCCAGATCGAGCCGCTGAAACTGCTCAAGGGCTCGGCCATGCGCACGATCGCCAGGGACAACGGGTACCGCTTCTCCCAGTCGCCCCCCTACACCATCCTGACCACCCCCTGGCTCTCCTTCGACGACATCGGCCGCATCGAAACCATCGGGCGCCTGCTGGACCTGTTTTACAACCGAGGGGGATTCGGGACGGCTCTGGCCTTCATGCAACGGCACATTGGGTTCAGCCAGCTGTTCCACCTCATGGCCGGCCAGCCCGAGGGAGACGACCTGACCGGCCGCACCATCCGTCGCACCTTTGAGCTGTTCGCCTCCCTGGCCGCCCCACTGCTGCCGGAGCAGGAACGGGAACTGCTGTACGACACGCTCTTCTTCGACTACTGTCGGGTGGAGATGCCGCTGATGGGCAAACTCCCCTCCTTCGCGGCTGATCGGCAGCAGCAGTGCTCGTGGCCCGGGCGGGCTGAGCTGCCGTCGGGAATCGAGCTGCCGACCCATGGCCGCGTACGAGCCTTCAGGTCTTTTTTTCAGTGGGATTATCGAAACGAGGGATGGAAGGAGGAACCGACGGCGGTGACGTTCGTCTACGCCTCCGCCGCCGGTCAGGGATTACAGGTCAGAGTGCTGTGA
- a CDS encoding CapA family protein, translated as MKSAIILFITALLPLLCPAVATAQEIVVNAVGDIMLAGRWTADLRAAGYDPLFDNLRDELARGDINLANLESPLARCGREFTTKKFRFRGEPAVAPALRRAGFNLVTLANNHSMDFGWPALAETRGHLKDAGIAWIGAGENLEQARRMALFTVRGKRVAFLGYSLTQPLEFFAAPRRPGTAPGYAKLVAADVAAARGKADYVIVSFHWGREASTTVQAYQRDTAHRAIDAGADVIIGHHPHVLQGVERYRRGIIFYSLGNFAFASTSTIADVSALVRLRLDGRQRQAELLPLDVLYRRVRFQPRLLKGDRGAAVISRINELSRPFRTEIREMGGRYVVLF; from the coding sequence ATGAAATCAGCGATCATCCTGTTCATAACCGCCCTGTTGCCGCTTCTGTGCCCCGCCGTTGCCACCGCACAGGAGATCGTCGTCAACGCCGTTGGCGACATCATGCTGGCCGGCCGTTGGACGGCCGACCTGAGAGCAGCGGGCTACGACCCCCTCTTTGACAACCTCAGGGACGAACTGGCCAGGGGCGACATCAACCTGGCCAACCTGGAGTCGCCCCTGGCCCGTTGCGGCAGGGAGTTCACCACCAAGAAGTTCCGTTTCCGGGGCGAACCGGCGGTTGCCCCGGCCCTGCGCAGGGCCGGCTTCAACCTGGTCACCCTGGCCAACAACCACAGCATGGATTTCGGCTGGCCGGCCCTGGCCGAGACCCGCGGCCACCTGAAGGATGCAGGTATCGCCTGGATCGGCGCCGGAGAAAACCTGGAGCAGGCCCGCCGCATGGCGCTCTTCACGGTCAGAGGGAAGCGGGTCGCCTTTCTGGGCTATTCCCTGACCCAGCCGCTGGAATTCTTTGCCGCCCCCCGGCGTCCCGGAACCGCACCCGGTTATGCCAAGCTGGTGGCGGCCGACGTGGCGGCCGCCCGCGGAAAGGCCGATTACGTGATCGTCTCATTTCACTGGGGCAGGGAAGCCAGCACAACGGTGCAGGCCTACCAGCGCGACACGGCCCACCGGGCCATCGATGCTGGCGCCGACGTTATCATCGGGCACCACCCCCATGTGCTGCAAGGGGTGGAGCGCTACCGGCGGGGCATCATCTTCTACAGCCTGGGCAACTTCGCCTTTGCCAGCACAAGCACCATTGCCGATGTGTCTGCCCTGGTCCGCCTGCGGCTGGACGGCAGGCAGCGCCAGGCCGAACTGCTGCCGCTGGATGTGCTGTACCGGCGGGTCAGGTTCCAGCCACGCCTGTTGAAGGGGGACCGGGGAGCCGCCGTGATCAGCAGGATCAACGAACTGTCCCGCCCTTTCAGGACCGAGATACGTGAGATGGGCGGAAGATACGTGGTGCTGTTTTAG
- the serS gene encoding serine--tRNA ligase, which yields MLDMKFIRENIDETERRLATRGESCTLGGFRELDQKRLALLKESEALKALRNSVSDEIARIKDKSQAQDKILQMREVSQKIKGMDDELKQVDEALQGILLTVPNLPDPATPVGKSENDNVEIRKWGTPGSYGFTPKPHWEIGEELGILDFECGAKLTGARFTLSRGAGARMERALISFMLDLHTASHGYLEVLPPFMVNRDSMTGTGQLPKFEEDLFKMTDPEYFLIPTAEVPVTNIHRGEILKKSDLPIRYAAYTPCFRREAGSYGKDTRGLIRQHQFNKVELVKFSHPSQSAEELEKLTADAEKVLQLLELPYRVMALCSADIGFSAARTYDLEVWLPGQNCYREISSCSCFGDFQARRANIRFREEEKSKPEFVHTLNGSGLAVGRTLVAILENYQQEDGSVVIPQALRPYMGGLERIQ from the coding sequence ATGCTCGACATGAAATTCATACGCGAAAATATCGATGAGACCGAGCGCCGCCTGGCCACGCGGGGCGAGTCCTGCACCCTGGGAGGTTTTCGCGAGCTGGACCAGAAACGCCTGGCCCTGCTCAAGGAGAGCGAGGCGCTCAAGGCGCTGCGCAATTCGGTTTCCGACGAGATAGCCCGCATCAAGGACAAGAGCCAGGCCCAGGACAAGATCCTGCAGATGCGCGAGGTCTCCCAGAAGATCAAGGGAATGGACGATGAGCTGAAGCAGGTGGATGAAGCCTTGCAGGGCATCCTGCTGACTGTTCCAAATCTGCCGGACCCTGCCACGCCGGTGGGTAAATCTGAAAACGATAACGTGGAGATAAGGAAATGGGGCACGCCGGGCAGCTACGGTTTTACCCCCAAACCGCACTGGGAGATCGGCGAAGAGCTGGGCATCCTGGATTTCGAGTGCGGGGCCAAGCTGACCGGAGCGCGCTTCACCCTCTCCCGTGGCGCCGGCGCCCGCATGGAGCGGGCCCTGATCAGCTTTATGCTGGACCTGCATACCGCCAGCCATGGCTACCTGGAGGTGCTGCCCCCCTTCATGGTTAACCGCGACAGCATGACCGGCACCGGCCAGCTGCCCAAGTTCGAGGAAGACCTGTTCAAGATGACCGATCCGGAGTACTTCCTGATCCCCACCGCCGAGGTGCCGGTAACCAACATCCACCGTGGCGAGATCCTGAAGAAGAGCGACCTTCCTATCCGCTATGCCGCCTATACCCCCTGCTTCCGCCGCGAGGCCGGCTCCTACGGCAAGGATACCCGCGGCCTGATCCGCCAGCACCAGTTCAACAAGGTGGAGCTGGTCAAGTTCTCCCACCCCTCCCAATCGGCGGAAGAACTGGAGAAGCTGACCGCCGATGCCGAGAAGGTGCTGCAACTGCTGGAGCTTCCCTACCGGGTCATGGCGCTCTGCAGCGCCGACATCGGCTTCTCCGCCGCCCGGACCTACGACCTGGAGGTCTGGCTGCCGGGGCAGAACTGCTACCGCGAGATCTCCTCCTGTAGCTGCTTTGGCGATTTCCAGGCCCGCCGCGCAAACATCCGCTTCCGCGAGGAGGAGAAGTCCAAGCCAGAGTTCGTCCACACCCTGAACGGCTCCGGTCTGGCGGTGGGACGCACCCTGGTGGCCATCCTGGAGAACTATCAGCAGGAGGACGGCTCGGTGGTCATCCCCCAGGCCTTGCGCCCCTACATGGGTGGCCTGGAGCGGATCCAGTAG
- a CDS encoding UPF0149 family protein, which translates to MSDLLNAPERGAIESFLIRQKPADGPAPTFERLLGFLSGVVITPGGITPSDWMQPLLEFNAIVFKDTDDATRFMDQLMPLYNRLNDMRLRNENLCPFDWREMTDLDKAHQQASDWGIGLHDALRLRPEIWAPEKHEARHVPVKLLDEMQHTMAFIWAIADPGSVPHIVPDPVPFQRNFLGKAPGWKEEMIRTSWDDELVEMFRLLCLSRLSSSADTLQRYAKAYDVGTRAGSAKPQTAPAKLRVGRNDPCPCGSGVKYKKCCGR; encoded by the coding sequence ATGTCCGACCTGCTCAATGCCCCGGAACGGGGCGCCATCGAATCATTTCTCATCCGCCAGAAACCGGCAGACGGCCCGGCGCCGACTTTCGAGCGCCTCCTCGGTTTCCTGAGCGGGGTCGTCATCACCCCCGGCGGGATCACGCCCTCCGACTGGATGCAGCCGCTCTTGGAGTTCAACGCCATCGTCTTCAAGGATACGGATGACGCCACCCGTTTCATGGATCAGCTGATGCCGCTGTACAACCGGCTCAACGACATGAGGCTGCGCAATGAAAATCTCTGTCCCTTTGACTGGCGCGAGATGACCGATCTGGACAAGGCGCATCAACAGGCCAGCGATTGGGGGATCGGTCTGCACGATGCCTTAAGGCTGCGGCCCGAGATCTGGGCCCCCGAGAAACACGAGGCGCGCCATGTTCCGGTCAAGTTGCTTGATGAGATGCAGCATACCATGGCGTTCATCTGGGCCATTGCCGATCCGGGCTCGGTTCCCCACATCGTGCCCGACCCGGTGCCGTTCCAGCGCAACTTCCTGGGCAAAGCGCCTGGCTGGAAGGAAGAGATGATTCGCACTTCCTGGGACGACGAACTGGTGGAGATGTTCAGGCTGTTGTGTCTCAGTCGGCTCTCGTCATCGGCGGATACGCTGCAGCGCTACGCCAAGGCCTATGATGTCGGCACCCGCGCTGGCTCAGCCAAGCCACAGACCGCTCCGGCAAAGCTCAGGGTGGGGCGCAACGATCCCTGTCCCTGCGGCAGCGGCGTCAAATACAAGAAATGCTGCGGCCGCTGA
- a CDS encoding RNA-binding S4 domain-containing protein → MCGEISTEYIKLDSFLKCVNLVGSGGEAKEMIVAGEVLVNGQVEQRRGRKLYPGDRVALQGREFTVTRTR, encoded by the coding sequence ATGTGTGGTGAGATCAGCACCGAGTACATAAAACTGGACAGCTTTCTGAAGTGCGTGAACTTGGTGGGCTCCGGCGGCGAGGCCAAGGAGATGATCGTCGCGGGAGAGGTGCTGGTCAACGGCCAGGTGGAACAGCGCCGGGGGCGCAAACTCTACCCCGGCGACCGGGTCGCCCTGCAGGGGCGGGAGTTCACGGTCACGCGCACCCGGTGA
- the hemE gene encoding uroporphyrinogen decarboxylase — MNTRFLDACWGKPVDRVPVWLMRQAGRYLPEYMAVRSRCTFLELCKTPELAAQVSLQPVDILGVDAAILFSDILTPVEPMGMKLDFVPGPVFEKPVRCMADVERLRIPRMEDDLPFVFDIIRILRRELADRVPLIGFGGAPFTLACYMVEGKGSKDFVQIKRMMYSAPDVYAALMEKITTMSMEYLNAQIAAGAQAIQIFDTWGGILSPSDYRTHVLPHTTRLINGLNRLTTPVIHFVKGAGTMLETVREAGGDVIGLDWHVDLATARNQLGPGVAVQGNLDPTVLFAPQAVIEQQVQRVLDENRGLPGFIFNLGHGILPTVPAENARFMVQCVQRLSRS; from the coding sequence ATGAACACACGTTTTCTCGATGCCTGCTGGGGTAAGCCGGTGGACCGGGTGCCGGTCTGGCTGATGCGCCAGGCTGGGCGTTACCTTCCGGAGTACATGGCCGTGCGCTCCCGCTGCACCTTCCTGGAACTGTGCAAGACCCCAGAACTGGCCGCGCAGGTCAGCCTCCAGCCGGTGGACATCCTGGGAGTCGATGCCGCCATCCTCTTCTCCGATATCCTGACGCCGGTGGAACCCATGGGGATGAAACTGGATTTCGTGCCGGGACCGGTCTTCGAGAAACCGGTGCGCTGCATGGCCGACGTTGAGCGGCTGCGCATTCCCCGCATGGAAGACGATCTCCCCTTTGTCTTCGACATCATCAGAATCCTGCGTCGGGAACTGGCCGACAGGGTGCCGCTGATCGGGTTCGGCGGGGCACCCTTCACCCTGGCCTGCTACATGGTGGAGGGGAAGGGCTCCAAGGACTTTGTCCAGATCAAGCGCATGATGTACTCCGCGCCGGACGTCTACGCGGCGTTGATGGAAAAGATCACCACCATGAGCATGGAATACCTGAACGCCCAGATCGCTGCCGGCGCCCAGGCCATCCAGATCTTCGATACCTGGGGCGGCATCCTCTCGCCGTCGGACTACCGCACCCATGTGCTGCCCCATACCACCAGGCTGATCAACGGCCTGAACCGCCTCACAACGCCGGTGATTCACTTCGTCAAGGGGGCCGGAACCATGCTGGAGACGGTCAGGGAGGCGGGGGGAGACGTTATCGGCCTGGACTGGCATGTCGATCTGGCAACGGCGCGGAACCAGCTCGGCCCCGGCGTGGCGGTGCAGGGCAACCTGGACCCCACGGTGCTCTTCGCCCCCCAGGCGGTCATCGAACAGCAGGTGCAACGGGTGCTTGATGAAAACAGGGGCCTCCCCGGCTTTATCTTCAACCTGGGGCACGGCATCCTGCCCACGGTCCCGGCGGAGAACGCCCGCTTCATGGTCCAGTGCGTGCAACGGCTGTCGCGATCATGA
- a CDS encoding WbuC family cupin fold metalloprotein: MKVISRQLLGQVTEQARASARLRFNHNLHPADESRCHRLLNAMEPGSYIRPHCHLDPEKDEGFILMEGRMGIITFSPAGEVDRLVLLSRQDGDLAVDIPHGIYHTAVSLCPGTVFYETKAGPYLPIAEQEKAPWAPEEGDPAAMPYLEGLRRLFDGQAP; the protein is encoded by the coding sequence ATGAAGGTCATCAGCCGGCAACTGCTGGGCCAGGTGACGGAGCAGGCGCGTGCTTCTGCTCGTCTGCGCTTCAACCACAACCTCCACCCCGCTGACGAATCCCGCTGCCATCGCCTGCTGAACGCCATGGAACCCGGCTCCTACATCCGCCCCCATTGCCACCTGGACCCGGAGAAGGACGAGGGGTTCATCCTGATGGAGGGACGCATGGGGATCATCACCTTTTCCCCCGCAGGGGAGGTTGACCGGCTGGTCCTGCTTTCCCGGCAGGACGGCGACCTGGCCGTGGACATCCCCCACGGCATCTACCACACTGCCGTGAGTCTCTGTCCCGGCACGGTCTTCTACGAGACCAAGGCCGGCCCCTATCTCCCCATCGCGGAGCAGGAGAAGGCGCCCTGGGCTCCGGAAGAGGGTGACCCGGCGGCCATGCCCTATCTGGAAGGGCTGCGCCGCCTGTTCGACGGGCAGGCACCATGA
- a CDS encoding SH3 domain-containing protein translates to MRPRFSLLPIAVVLSLLLPLLSTTPLHAARMRPYAGIGVMLLPLSPSLVQEAYGELPLYDQPALGRLGTLSSATLPRLDWILGLAPRNVPVMVMARRGEWLRVTYDDAGREGWVRPRWRNAFETWDELFADRNVRPLPGLQERYYRLFSRPEGEPLATLASRPLFRVGMVDGDWLRVVGAQDAAGWLRWRDEDGRMLVGLEPEQGVSGER, encoded by the coding sequence ATGAGGCCCCGCTTCTCCCTCCTCCCCATTGCCGTGGTTCTCTCCCTGTTGCTGCCGCTGCTCTCCACCACCCCCCTCCACGCCGCCAGGATGCGCCCCTATGCCGGCATCGGCGTCATGCTGCTGCCGCTCTCCCCTTCGCTCGTCCAGGAAGCCTACGGCGAGTTGCCGCTCTACGACCAGCCCGCCCTGGGGCGGTTGGGAACGCTGAGCAGCGCCACGCTTCCTCGTCTGGACTGGATCCTCGGCCTGGCGCCACGGAACGTCCCGGTGATGGTGATGGCCCGCCGGGGGGAGTGGCTGAGGGTGACCTATGACGATGCCGGTCGCGAGGGGTGGGTCAGACCGAGATGGCGCAATGCATTCGAGACCTGGGATGAATTGTTTGCCGACAGGAACGTGCGTCCGCTCCCCGGACTCCAGGAGCGCTACTACCGTCTCTTCAGCAGGCCGGAAGGTGAACCGCTGGCTACCCTGGCCAGCCGCCCACTGTTCAGGGTGGGGATGGTGGACGGAGACTGGTTGCGGGTGGTGGGCGCGCAGGATGCAGCCGGTTGGTTGCGCTGGCGGGACGAGGATGGCAGGATGCTGGTCGGTCTGGAGCCGGAGCAGGGTGTTTCCGGGGAACGTTGA
- a CDS encoding pyridoxal phosphate-dependent aminotransferase, with product MRIELVPPGAGELTYEIRNIVNVADKLQKRGIKVNWENIGDPIAKGEIIPAWMKEIVVRAVMDDSTWGYCHTRGVLETREFICDRTNSRGGAHITPDDIIFFNGLGDAIAKVYGCLRAGARVLMPSPSYTTHTVGEIYHAQSAPSLFRLKPEDRWYPDIDEMRMHVRYNPNIAAILIINPDNPTGMVYTREMLEQIVEVARENNLFIIADEVYTNIAYNGETTVPICDVIGDVPAISMRGISKELPWPGSRCGWIEVYNSDKDEHFRKYVNLILNGKMNEVCSTTLPQTVFPAIMRHPEYQPYLAERIARYEKMSNITYDYLSQVPALQVNRTNGAFYMAVAFREGLLNHRQSLPIANADVREYIQGLVNQPGVSPDKRFVYHMLAATGICVVPLSSFSTPLQGFRVTLLEKDEDECRRIYQTLAEKIGEYLQS from the coding sequence ATGCGAATCGAACTGGTACCACCCGGAGCCGGTGAACTGACCTACGAGATCAGAAACATCGTCAACGTGGCTGACAAGTTGCAGAAGCGCGGCATCAAGGTCAACTGGGAGAATATCGGTGATCCCATCGCCAAGGGGGAGATCATCCCCGCCTGGATGAAGGAGATCGTGGTCCGGGCGGTCATGGACGATTCCACCTGGGGCTACTGCCACACCCGCGGTGTGCTGGAAACCCGTGAGTTCATCTGCGACAGGACCAACAGCCGTGGCGGCGCGCACATCACGCCGGACGACATCATCTTCTTCAACGGTCTGGGTGACGCCATCGCCAAGGTCTACGGCTGCCTGCGGGCAGGCGCGCGGGTGCTGATGCCCTCACCCTCCTACACCACCCATACCGTGGGGGAAATCTATCATGCCCAGTCTGCCCCCTCCCTGTTCCGCCTAAAGCCCGAGGACAGGTGGTATCCCGATATCGACGAGATGCGCATGCACGTGCGCTACAACCCCAACATCGCCGCCATACTGATCATCAACCCGGACAATCCCACTGGCATGGTCTATACCCGGGAGATGCTGGAGCAGATCGTCGAGGTGGCCCGGGAAAACAACCTGTTCATCATCGCCGATGAGGTCTATACCAACATCGCCTACAACGGCGAAACAACGGTGCCGATCTGCGACGTGATCGGCGACGTGCCGGCCATCTCCATGCGGGGCATCTCCAAGGAACTGCCCTGGCCCGGCTCCCGTTGCGGCTGGATCGAGGTGTACAACAGCGACAAGGACGAACACTTCCGCAAGTACGTCAACCTGATCCTGAACGGAAAGATGAACGAGGTCTGTTCCACCACCCTGCCCCAGACGGTCTTTCCGGCCATCATGCGGCACCCCGAGTACCAGCCCTATCTGGCGGAGCGCATCGCCCGCTACGAGAAGATGAGCAACATCACCTACGACTACTTGAGCCAGGTGCCGGCCCTGCAGGTCAATCGCACCAACGGCGCTTTCTACATGGCGGTCGCCTTCAGGGAGGGGCTGCTCAATCATCGCCAGTCGCTTCCCATTGCCAACGCCGATGTCAGGGAGTATATCCAGGGGCTGGTCAACCAGCCGGGGGTCTCGCCGGACAAACGCTTCGTCTATCACATGCTGGCGGCAACCGGCATCTGCGTGGTGCCGCTCTCCTCCTTCTCCACGCCGCTGCAGGGGTTCCGCGTGACCCTGCTGGAAAAGGATGAGGACGAGTGCCGCCGCATCTACCAAACCCTGGCGGAGAAGATAGGCGAGTACCTGCAGTCATAG